The Phycisphaeraceae bacterium genome has a window encoding:
- the purE gene encoding 5-(carboxyamino)imidazole ribonucleotide mutase, translated as MNHANPLVGILMGSASDWPTMKKTSEMLDKFGIPHEAKALSAHRNPEQVAAYAKAADGRGIRLIICAAGGAAHLAGVVASLTHLPVLGVPTQAWSLDGLDSLLSMAQMPKGVPVATFAIGSHGATNAAIFAAQVLAGSDAAIRAKLLAFRTEQNQTVQELPRE; from the coding sequence GTGAATCATGCCAATCCTCTCGTCGGCATTCTGATGGGCAGCGCCAGCGACTGGCCCACGATGAAGAAGACCTCGGAAATGCTCGACAAGTTCGGCATCCCGCACGAGGCCAAGGCGCTGTCCGCGCACCGGAACCCGGAGCAGGTGGCGGCCTACGCCAAGGCGGCGGACGGACGGGGCATTCGGCTCATCATCTGCGCCGCGGGCGGGGCGGCCCACCTGGCGGGCGTGGTGGCCTCGCTCACCCACCTGCCGGTGCTGGGCGTGCCCACGCAGGCGTGGTCGCTGGACGGGCTGGATTCGTTGCTGTCCATGGCGCAGATGCCCAAGGGCGTGCCGGTCGCCACCTTCGCCATTGGCTCGCACGGCGCGACCAACGCGGCCATCTTCGCCGCCCAGGTGCTGGCCGGGTCCGACGCCGCCATCCGGGCGAAACTGCTGGCCTTCCGCACCGAGCAGAACCAGACCGTGCAGGAACTGCCGCGCGAGTAA
- a CDS encoding SRPBCC domain-containing protein: MIHEEDDGLWVELTEGIACHPEEVFACLTTDWGLTRWLPVSASVDLRPGGLIVLGWDAAKTRKTTIAILDYDPGGTITWDWLCAHDDTHAPVYWTVKPEVEEGARVTLRQGPFKPTHEGMIAMAEEAVTWQWHLCNLRCVLEARHDMRRVRPI; the protein is encoded by the coding sequence ATGATTCACGAAGAAGACGACGGCCTCTGGGTGGAGCTGACCGAAGGCATCGCCTGCCACCCGGAGGAGGTCTTCGCGTGCCTGACGACCGACTGGGGGCTGACGCGCTGGCTGCCGGTGTCGGCCAGCGTTGACCTGCGTCCCGGCGGGCTGATCGTGCTGGGGTGGGACGCGGCGAAGACGCGCAAGACCACCATCGCGATTCTCGACTACGACCCCGGCGGCACGATCACGTGGGACTGGCTGTGCGCTCATGACGACACACACGCGCCAGTCTACTGGACCGTGAAGCCCGAGGTGGAGGAGGGGGCTCGCGTCACGCTTAGGCAAGGGCCGTTCAAGCCGACGCACGAGGGCATGATCGCCATGGCCGAGGAGGCGGTCACGTGGCAGTGGCACCTGTGCAACCTGCGCTGCGTGCTGGAAGCCAGGCACGACATGCGGCGGGTGCGGCCGATCTGA
- the rpoC gene encoding DNA-directed RNA polymerase subunit beta': MAETVFDRVNDYGSVKINLASPNDIRSWSFGEVKKPETINYRTYRPERDGLFCERIFGPERDYECACGKYKGTKYKGIICDRCGVKVTHSRVRRKRMGHINLAAPVVHIWFFKALPSRLGTLLDMKTSDLEKIVYFQDYVVTDPGTTELKHQQVLTEDDYRAAVDKYGSSFTALMGAEAVRELIQQLDLDSLCATLREELNATRSKQKIKDLSKRLKLVEQIRGSENDPTWIVLDVIPVIPPDLRPLVLLESGNFATSDLNDLYRRIINRNNRLKKLMDLNAPEVIIRNEKRMLQQAVDALFDNGRCRRPVLGSSNRPLKSLTDMIKGKQGRFRENLLGKRVDYSARSVIVVGPRLKLNQCGLPKKIALELYQPFIIRKLKEHGLADTIKSAKRMIERRDPEVWDILEQVIHQHPVLLNRAPTLHRMGIQAFEPVLVEGNAIMIHPLVCTGYNADFDGDQMAVHLPLSVEAQAEAHTLMMSTHNIFSPANGKPIISPSQDIVLGVFFVTMMREDDRPESQLPRFKDVHEAILAFEHGKISLHERISIRLSRFAEVVNEQREAPKPAPEHRRFITTVGRVMFSEILAPGMPFYNCALGQKGCQRVIDDTYKRLGRPATINLLDDMKEIGFRSSTVSGVSFGITDLRIPEDKYKLIDETQKKVDRVEKAYQTGAITERERHNQLLDLWAHCREQISKKLIETLKKDRRDADGRPLPIDSGQGVHYFNPVFIMSDSGARGNVSQMQQLAGMRGLMAKPSGEIIETPIRANFREGLNVLEYFSSTHGARKGLADTALKTADSGYLTRKLCDVAQSVVVTEHDCGTSQGIPKRAIYKGEQVDVPLREAIIGRTSLQAIINPITDEEIVAKGGLITAAIAAKIEELGIDTVYVRSTLACEASRGVCAKCYGMDMSTGQLVEEGLAVGIIAAQSIGEPGTQLTMRTFHTGGIAARGLTDTAYRASHGGVVQLRDCNEVEVEIDGASVLTSLKRNGEILVLDDKGRELERSKVPYGAIIRVKPGDKARKGDLLVEWDPHRTPILAEKSGIVRFKDIIEGETVRVETAKGGTTERIVIEHTGEKHPQILVEDEKGQILDFHHLPAKARIEVQEGQTIKMGQMLARQPKEVAGSADIVGGLPRVTEIFEARTPKDPAVMAEISGKVELHSDKRKGKMTIRVISDAGIEMDHHVPQGKHLLVHTGDYVTAGDPLTEGPLVPADILRIKKEDALYIYMLEEVQNVYRAQGVPISDKHVEVILRQMLSKIRIQSPGDTEFLPYEVVDKVRFRDANNALASKVRITESGDTTLPVGALVTRDEVREQNAAAEAEGKQPAKSKPAKPATGKTLLLGITKASLQAESFLSGASFQETTKVLTEAALRIAVDELTGLKENVLLGHLIPAGTGFARHQNLKVKRLVEVEATEGDESRAFTAGAAAAAEALGAERAASVVEVIGQTAGSPVTD; this comes from the coding sequence ATGGCCGAAACCGTCTTTGATCGCGTGAACGACTACGGCTCCGTCAAGATCAACCTGGCCAGCCCCAACGACATCCGCTCGTGGAGCTTCGGCGAGGTGAAGAAGCCGGAGACGATCAACTACCGGACCTACCGGCCCGAGCGCGACGGTCTGTTCTGCGAGCGCATCTTCGGACCGGAGCGGGACTACGAGTGCGCCTGCGGCAAGTACAAGGGCACCAAGTACAAGGGCATCATCTGCGACCGCTGCGGGGTCAAGGTGACGCATTCTCGCGTCCGCCGCAAGCGCATGGGCCACATCAACCTCGCCGCTCCCGTTGTTCACATCTGGTTCTTCAAGGCCCTCCCCAGCCGCCTGGGCACGCTGCTGGACATGAAGACCAGCGACCTGGAGAAGATCGTCTACTTCCAGGACTACGTGGTGACCGACCCCGGCACCACCGAACTCAAGCACCAGCAGGTGCTCACCGAGGACGACTACCGCGCCGCGGTGGACAAGTACGGCTCGTCCTTCACGGCGCTCATGGGCGCCGAGGCCGTCCGCGAACTCATCCAGCAGCTCGACCTGGACTCCCTCTGCGCCACGCTGCGCGAGGAGCTCAACGCCACCCGCAGCAAGCAGAAGATCAAGGATCTGTCGAAGCGGCTCAAGCTCGTGGAGCAGATCCGCGGCAGCGAGAACGATCCGACTTGGATCGTGCTGGACGTCATCCCCGTGATTCCACCCGACCTGCGGCCGCTGGTGCTGCTGGAGTCGGGCAACTTCGCGACGAGCGACCTCAACGACCTGTACCGGCGCATCATCAACCGCAACAACCGTCTGAAGAAGCTGATGGACCTCAACGCGCCCGAGGTCATCATCCGCAATGAGAAGCGCATGCTGCAGCAGGCGGTGGATGCGCTCTTCGACAACGGGCGCTGCCGCCGCCCCGTGCTCGGCTCCAGCAACCGTCCGCTCAAGTCGCTGACCGACATGATCAAGGGCAAGCAGGGCCGCTTCCGCGAGAACCTGCTGGGCAAGCGCGTGGACTATTCGGCCCGCTCGGTCATCGTGGTGGGGCCGCGGCTGAAACTCAACCAGTGCGGACTGCCCAAGAAGATCGCACTGGAGCTGTACCAGCCCTTCATCATCCGCAAGCTCAAGGAGCACGGGCTGGCCGACACCATCAAGTCGGCCAAGCGCATGATCGAGCGCCGCGACCCCGAGGTGTGGGACATCCTGGAGCAGGTGATCCATCAGCACCCGGTGCTGCTCAACCGCGCCCCCACCCTGCACCGCATGGGCATTCAGGCCTTCGAGCCGGTGCTGGTGGAAGGCAACGCCATCATGATCCACCCGCTGGTCTGCACCGGGTACAACGCCGACTTCGACGGCGACCAGATGGCCGTCCACCTGCCGCTCTCGGTCGAGGCCCAGGCCGAGGCCCACACGCTGATGATGTCCACGCACAACATCTTCAGCCCGGCCAACGGCAAGCCCATCATCTCGCCTTCGCAGGACATCGTGCTGGGCGTGTTCTTCGTGACCATGATGCGCGAGGATGACCGGCCCGAGTCGCAGCTCCCCCGCTTCAAGGACGTGCATGAGGCGATTCTCGCCTTCGAGCACGGCAAGATCTCACTGCACGAGCGCATCTCCATCCGACTCAGCCGCTTCGCCGAGGTGGTCAACGAGCAGCGCGAAGCGCCCAAGCCCGCGCCGGAGCATCGGCGCTTCATCACCACGGTCGGAAGGGTGATGTTCTCCGAAATTCTCGCGCCCGGTATGCCGTTCTACAACTGCGCCCTGGGCCAGAAGGGCTGTCAGCGCGTCATCGACGACACCTACAAGCGCCTGGGCCGGCCCGCCACGATCAACCTGCTCGACGACATGAAGGAGATCGGCTTCCGATCCTCCACGGTGTCGGGCGTGTCGTTCGGCATCACCGACCTGCGCATCCCCGAGGACAAGTACAAGCTCATCGACGAGACGCAGAAGAAGGTGGATCGCGTCGAGAAGGCGTACCAGACCGGCGCCATCACCGAGCGCGAGCGCCACAACCAGCTGCTCGACCTCTGGGCCCACTGCCGCGAGCAGATCTCCAAGAAGCTCATCGAGACGCTCAAGAAGGATCGGCGCGACGCGGACGGACGCCCGCTGCCCATCGACTCGGGCCAGGGCGTTCACTACTTCAACCCGGTGTTCATCATGTCCGACTCGGGCGCCCGCGGCAACGTCAGCCAGATGCAGCAGCTGGCGGGCATGCGCGGGCTGATGGCCAAGCCCTCGGGTGAGATCATCGAAACGCCCATCCGCGCCAACTTCCGCGAGGGGCTGAACGTGCTGGAGTACTTCTCCTCCACGCACGGCGCCCGCAAGGGTCTGGCCGACACCGCCCTCAAGACCGCCGACTCCGGCTACCTCACCCGCAAGCTGTGCGACGTGGCCCAGTCCGTGGTCGTCACGGAGCACGACTGCGGCACGTCGCAGGGCATTCCCAAGCGAGCCATCTACAAGGGCGAACAGGTGGACGTACCGCTGCGCGAGGCCATCATCGGGCGCACCTCGCTGCAGGCCATCATCAATCCCATCACCGACGAGGAGATCGTCGCCAAGGGCGGGCTCATCACCGCGGCCATCGCCGCCAAGATCGAGGAACTGGGCATCGACACCGTCTACGTGCGCAGCACGCTGGCCTGCGAGGCCTCGCGCGGGGTCTGCGCCAAGTGCTACGGCATGGACATGTCCACCGGGCAGCTCGTCGAGGAAGGTCTGGCGGTCGGCATCATCGCCGCCCAGTCCATCGGCGAGCCGGGCACCCAGCTCACCATGCGCACGTTCCACACCGGCGGCATCGCGGCCCGCGGCCTCACCGACACCGCCTACCGCGCCTCGCACGGCGGCGTGGTCCAGCTGCGCGACTGCAACGAGGTCGAGGTCGAGATCGACGGCGCCAGCGTGCTCACCTCGCTCAAGCGCAACGGCGAGATTCTCGTGCTGGACGACAAGGGCCGCGAACTCGAGCGATCCAAGGTGCCCTACGGCGCCATCATTCGCGTCAAGCCCGGCGACAAGGCCCGCAAGGGCGACCTGCTGGTCGAGTGGGATCCTCACCGCACGCCCATTCTCGCCGAGAAGTCCGGCATCGTCCGGTTCAAGGACATCATCGAGGGCGAGACCGTCCGCGTGGAGACCGCCAAGGGCGGCACGACCGAGCGCATCGTCATCGAGCACACCGGCGAGAAGCACCCGCAGATCCTCGTCGAGGACGAGAAGGGACAGATTCTCGACTTCCACCACCTGCCCGCCAAGGCCCGCATCGAAGTGCAGGAAGGCCAGACCATCAAGATGGGGCAGATGCTCGCCCGCCAGCCCAAGGAAGTGGCCGGCTCGGCCGACATCGTGGGTGGTCTGCCCCGCGTGACGGAGATCTTCGAGGCCCGCACGCCCAAGGATCCAGCCGTCATGGCTGAGATTTCGGGCAAGGTGGAGCTCCATTCCGACAAGCGCAAGGGCAAGATGACCATCCGCGTCATCTCCGACGCGGGCATCGAGATGGATCACCACGTTCCGCAGGGCAAACACCTGCTGGTCCACACGGGCGACTACGTGACCGCCGGCGACCCGCTCACCGAAGGCCCGCTGGTGCCCGCCGACATTCTGCGCATCAAGAAGGAGGACGCCCTCTACATCTACATGCTGGAGGAGGTCCAGAACGTCTACCGCGCCCAGGGCGTGCCCATCTCGGACAAGCACGTCGAGGTCATCCTGCGTCAGATGCTCTCCAAGATCCGCATCCAGTCGCCTGGTGACACCGAGTTCCTGCCCTACGAGGTGGTGGACAAGGTCCGCTTCCGCGACGCCAACAACGCGCTGGCGTCCAAGGTGCGCATCACCGAATCGGGCGACACCACGCTTCCCGTGGGCGCGCTGGTCACCCGCGACGAGGTCCGGGAGCAGAACGCCGCCGCCGAGGCGGAGGGCAAGCAGCCCGCCAAGTCCAAGCCCGCCAAGCCCGCCACCGGCAAGACGCTGCTGCTGGGCATCACCAAGGCCTCGCTCCAGGCCGAGTCGTTCCTCTCGGGCGCCTCGTTCCAGGAGACCACCAAGGTGCTCACCGAAGCCGCTCTCCGCATCGCGGTCGATGAACTGACCGGGCTGAAGGAGAACGTCCTGCTCGGCCACCTGATCCCGGCCGGCACCGGTTTCGCGCGTCACCAGAATCTCAAGGTCAAGCGCCTGGTGGAGGTCGAAGCGACCGAGGGTGACGAGTCACGCGCCTTCACCGCCGGGGCTGCCGCCGCGGCCGAGGCCCTCGGCGCCGAGCGGGCCGCCAGCGTGGTCGAGGTGATCGGCCAGACGGCTGGCTCACCCGTGACGGATTGA
- the lysA gene encoding diaminopimelate decarboxylase, giving the protein MDHFHHRGGVLHCEDVPLPDLAARVGTPTYVYSSRTLIDHYDRLKAAFAALDPLFCYSVKSCGNLSICRLLGERGAGMDVVSGGELFRAMRAGVPASQCVYAGVGKTDEEIRFALDAGLGWFNVESEQEFENISRLAREKGVMCRAALRINPDVDPRTHTYTSTGKKETKFGVDLERARAFFQRFGRDPHCRLAALHLHIGSPVYSIDPYVSAITKALALIDDLTGQGFRIEMLDLGGGFGADYESAQSPLAADYAASIVPLLRERVAKGLKIILEPGRTIAANAGLLLLRVQYIKQSGAKTFVICDAGMNALIRPCHYGSFHFIWPVNVAPEHVPAKRAREMGMGGLTPVDVVGPICESGDFLAQDRPLPPVKRGDLLGVFTAGAYGMVMASRYNASPLPAEVLVDGSRVTVIRERETYDDLIAHERSPRVV; this is encoded by the coding sequence ATGGATCATTTCCACCACCGTGGCGGCGTGCTGCACTGCGAGGATGTTCCCCTGCCTGACCTGGCCGCACGGGTGGGCACGCCCACGTACGTGTACTCATCGCGCACGCTCATCGACCACTACGACCGGCTGAAGGCCGCCTTCGCCGCGCTCGACCCGCTGTTCTGCTACTCGGTCAAGAGTTGCGGCAACCTGTCCATCTGCCGCCTGCTGGGCGAGCGCGGGGCGGGCATGGATGTGGTGAGCGGCGGCGAGCTGTTCCGCGCCATGCGGGCGGGCGTACCTGCATCCCAGTGCGTGTATGCGGGCGTGGGCAAGACGGATGAGGAGATCCGCTTCGCGCTCGACGCCGGACTGGGCTGGTTCAACGTCGAGAGCGAGCAGGAGTTCGAGAACATCAGCCGCCTGGCGCGGGAGAAGGGCGTGATGTGCCGGGCGGCCCTGCGCATCAACCCGGACGTGGACCCCCGGACGCACACCTACACCTCCACGGGCAAGAAGGAGACCAAGTTCGGCGTGGACCTGGAGCGGGCGCGGGCGTTCTTTCAGCGGTTCGGCCGCGACCCGCACTGCCGCCTCGCCGCCCTGCATCTGCACATCGGATCGCCGGTGTACTCGATCGATCCGTACGTGAGCGCGATCACCAAGGCGCTCGCCCTGATCGACGACCTGACGGGGCAGGGCTTCCGCATCGAGATGCTCGACCTGGGCGGCGGCTTCGGCGCGGACTACGAGTCGGCCCAGTCGCCCCTGGCGGCGGACTACGCGGCCAGCATCGTGCCGCTGCTGCGCGAGCGCGTGGCGAAGGGGCTGAAGATCATCCTGGAGCCGGGACGCACGATCGCCGCCAACGCCGGGCTGCTGCTGCTGCGCGTGCAGTACATCAAGCAGTCGGGCGCCAAGACGTTCGTGATCTGCGATGCGGGGATGAACGCGCTGATCCGACCCTGCCACTACGGTTCGTTCCACTTCATCTGGCCGGTGAACGTGGCGCCGGAGCACGTGCCCGCGAAACGCGCCAGGGAGATGGGAATGGGGGGGCTGACGCCGGTGGACGTGGTGGGGCCGATCTGCGAGTCGGGGGACTTTCTCGCCCAGGACCGACCCCTGCCGCCCGTGAAGCGGGGCGACCTGCTGGGGGTGTTCACGGCCGGGGCGTATGGCATGGTGATGGCCAGCCGGTACAACGCCTCGCCCCTGCCGGCGGAAGTGCTGGTGGACGGCTCGCGGGTCACGGTCATCCGTGAGCGGGAGACGTACGATGACCTGATCGCCCACGAGCGATCGCCGCGAGTGGTGTGA
- a CDS encoding S8 family serine peptidase: protein MQLKALLSASLILAAGTALADQPQRIAAVGDVPANLMPRHSIVPKRPILRRPAVGEARLALKFVDGARVRIDGKNGLISLAGADLGPVRAIAEQFGLGFEPMFHLPAEVIETVERRAMIASGRQQPDLQGFVFVTGSQAQVDAAANALHALDIVEFGEYILREVEHGPGPGSVAADPRTLAAAQLTARMKRMLAPTPNFSHLQKHRLGLFVDLNNNGNIEIFGPDMTPFTDDDEFYGGFEVDFVWDTAQFMIDQGLTRNWNRNKNGGMGDSVRVGVVEFGADVGDISQAHEELRHVILEPQQVMLPHRLVSRDHGTATTGIISARDHGLPGPDRVVPGDDAEVGTIGMVPRAQTWFFPTVSVTQPGGRLQTAMLSAISYMDRGDVLNFSIGFPGQGPLQSSEAHAIILAVGGDLGITSVQSAGNDCLDLDEAAFWPTFETGGIVVGAGMPYFQVFGFLFFPYFRLGFSNHHLSQNTPHVSDRVNVQAWGERVVTTGYGDLQFIPNNRRRSYTASFGGTSSAAPMIAATAAAIQGVARMFYGVPLSPAQVRGIICGGGICQEGICAPNETLISGTADPPEGDPCNPLTYDPEEDSELIGSFPVWSGDDGMFRAILTSPFFDGGERILLARVLRGKRIYGNEIAIRAADGNALVVESRFGEGGTTQNSPPFPAPTYFFSGQMTDVGVQALVGDPQAVNSFAISTTLRTNSGGFVMHGLEAWNVVHERWDWLGQVQLGQAYTTSQFAATSQYLNRSTGELLLRAWTLQIGIGDTYWADYDSVLINSSTGGLGGGGGL from the coding sequence ATGCAACTCAAAGCGCTCCTTTCCGCTTCGCTGATCCTGGCGGCCGGTACGGCCCTGGCGGATCAGCCGCAGCGCATCGCAGCGGTGGGCGATGTGCCCGCCAACCTGATGCCGCGTCACTCGATCGTTCCCAAGCGTCCGATCCTGCGTCGCCCGGCGGTGGGCGAGGCGCGTCTGGCGCTCAAGTTCGTCGACGGCGCCCGCGTTCGGATCGACGGCAAGAACGGGCTGATCTCGCTGGCCGGCGCGGACCTTGGTCCGGTGCGGGCCATCGCCGAGCAGTTCGGGCTGGGCTTCGAGCCGATGTTCCACCTGCCCGCCGAGGTGATCGAAACTGTCGAACGCCGCGCCATGATCGCCAGTGGTCGTCAGCAGCCCGATCTGCAGGGCTTCGTCTTCGTGACTGGCAGCCAGGCGCAGGTGGACGCCGCGGCCAACGCGCTGCACGCGCTGGACATCGTCGAGTTCGGCGAGTACATCCTGCGTGAGGTGGAGCATGGCCCCGGCCCCGGTTCGGTCGCCGCCGACCCCCGCACGCTGGCCGCCGCCCAGCTCACCGCCCGCATGAAGCGAATGCTGGCCCCCACGCCGAACTTCTCGCACCTGCAGAAGCACCGTCTGGGCCTGTTCGTGGATCTCAACAATAACGGCAACATCGAGATCTTCGGTCCCGATATGACGCCGTTCACCGACGACGACGAGTTCTACGGCGGCTTCGAGGTCGATTTCGTCTGGGACACCGCCCAGTTCATGATCGATCAGGGGCTCACCCGCAACTGGAACCGCAACAAGAACGGCGGCATGGGTGATTCCGTCCGCGTTGGCGTGGTGGAGTTCGGCGCGGACGTAGGCGACATTTCCCAGGCGCACGAGGAACTGCGCCACGTCATTCTCGAGCCGCAACAGGTCATGCTGCCCCATCGGCTCGTCAGCCGCGATCACGGAACCGCCACCACCGGCATCATCTCGGCACGCGATCACGGCCTGCCCGGTCCGGACCGGGTCGTGCCCGGAGACGACGCCGAGGTCGGCACCATCGGCATGGTGCCCCGCGCCCAGACGTGGTTCTTCCCCACCGTCTCGGTGACGCAGCCCGGCGGACGGCTCCAGACCGCCATGCTCTCCGCGATTTCCTACATGGATCGCGGCGACGTGCTCAACTTCTCCATCGGCTTCCCCGGTCAGGGTCCGCTTCAGTCCAGCGAGGCGCACGCCATCATTCTGGCCGTCGGCGGCGACCTCGGCATCACCTCGGTGCAGTCCGCCGGTAACGACTGCCTGGACCTTGATGAAGCGGCCTTCTGGCCGACCTTCGAGACGGGCGGCATCGTCGTCGGTGCAGGCATGCCGTACTTCCAAGTCTTCGGCTTCCTTTTCTTCCCGTACTTCCGTCTTGGCTTCAGCAATCACCACCTGAGCCAGAATACGCCGCACGTCTCCGATCGCGTCAACGTGCAGGCGTGGGGCGAGCGCGTGGTCACCACGGGGTACGGCGACCTGCAGTTCATTCCCAACAACCGGCGCCGCAGCTACACCGCCAGCTTTGGCGGCACCAGTTCAGCGGCCCCGATGATCGCCGCCACTGCGGCCGCCATCCAGGGCGTGGCCCGCATGTTCTACGGCGTTCCCCTCTCACCGGCGCAGGTCCGCGGCATCATCTGCGGCGGCGGCATCTGCCAGGAAGGCATCTGCGCTCCCAACGAGACCCTGATCTCCGGCACCGCCGATCCGCCCGAGGGCGATCCCTGCAACCCGCTGACGTACGACCCCGAGGAGGATTCCGAACTGATCGGCTCCTTCCCCGTCTGGTCGGGCGATGACGGCATGTTCCGCGCCATTCTCACCTCGCCATTCTTCGACGGCGGCGAGCGGATTCTCCTGGCCCGCGTGCTCCGCGGCAAGCGAATCTACGGCAACGAGATCGCCATTCGCGCCGCCGACGGCAACGCCCTGGTGGTCGAGTCACGATTCGGTGAGGGCGGCACCACGCAGAACTCGCCGCCCTTCCCGGCGCCGACCTACTTCTTCTCCGGTCAGATGACCGACGTCGGCGTGCAGGCCCTGGTCGGCGACCCGCAGGCCGTCAACTCCTTCGCCATCTCGACGACGCTGCGGACCAACTCCGGCGGCTTCGTGATGCACGGGCTCGAGGCGTGGAACGTGGTGCATGAGCGCTGGGACTGGCTCGGCCAGGTTCAGCTGGGTCAGGCCTATACGACCTCGCAGTTCGCCGCCACGTCGCAGTATCTCAACCGCAGCACCGGGGAGTTGCTCCTGAGGGCCTGGACGCTGCAGATCGGCATCGGCGACACCTACTGGGCCGATTACGACAGCGTGCTCATCAACTCCAGCACCGGCGGCCTTGGCGGCGGCGGCGGGCTCTGA